One window of the Chitinophaga niabensis genome contains the following:
- a CDS encoding FecR family protein, translating to MENNAIKELIDKYLKGLLSAQEAKQVEQLLERMADEQAFETLPEEERKEAQQGGYDRLLSRIQAAEQPAPVRKIFTVKRLKIAAAVALFIIAGTLYRNSLLNMVAPHRLTDLSSTSGKIRKLILSDGSIVWLKDNSKLIYPVTFGKGSRVVTLEGEALFEVAKDAEHPFYIHCGPLTTQVLGTSFNIRSNGRQTEVTVLTGKISLSTEKAGRILLYPNEKAVYAVSSETIAKDSKTTTPLHELTRGTEYNMAFNDAHMPDVIKRIENKFDVRILLKDTTINHHLITADLTDQSLDNTMKMIGQALNLEVVIEGRTISLQQQRKHN from the coding sequence ATGGAGAATAATGCAATAAAAGAACTGATCGATAAATACCTGAAAGGTCTTCTTTCCGCCCAGGAAGCAAAACAGGTAGAACAGTTACTGGAAAGAATGGCGGATGAGCAGGCATTTGAGACCCTGCCGGAAGAGGAACGGAAAGAAGCACAGCAGGGAGGTTACGATCGATTATTAAGCCGCATCCAGGCAGCAGAACAACCTGCTCCGGTGAGAAAAATATTCACGGTAAAACGATTAAAGATAGCTGCTGCTGTTGCACTCTTTATCATAGCCGGCACGCTGTACAGGAACAGTTTACTCAACATGGTGGCGCCGCATCGCCTCACAGATCTATCGAGCACCAGCGGTAAGATCAGGAAGCTGATCCTTTCCGATGGTTCTATCGTATGGCTGAAGGATAACAGCAAACTGATCTACCCTGTTACCTTTGGTAAAGGCAGCCGCGTTGTAACGCTGGAAGGGGAAGCATTGTTTGAAGTAGCGAAAGATGCAGAACATCCTTTTTATATCCATTGCGGCCCGCTGACCACACAGGTATTAGGTACCAGTTTTAATATCAGGAGCAATGGCCGGCAAACAGAAGTAACTGTACTAACAGGCAAGATCTCTTTATCAACGGAAAAAGCAGGCCGCATACTGTTATATCCAAATGAAAAAGCCGTTTATGCTGTATCATCTGAAACAATTGCCAAAGACAGCAAAACAACAACACCTTTACATGAGCTTACACGCGGCACAGAGTATAATATGGCTTTCAACGATGCACATATGCCGGATGTAATAAAACGCATAGAAAACAAATTCGATGTACGGATCCTGCTGAAAGACACTACCATCAATCATCATCTGATAACTGCCGATCTTACTGATCAATCATTAGACAACACCATGAAGATGATCGGGCAGGCACTTAACCTGGAAGTAGTAATAGAGGGAAGAACGATCTCCCTGCAACAACAAAGAAAACACAACTAA
- a CDS encoding RNA polymerase sigma-70 factor, whose protein sequence is MDIKNKYHSLDESIILASLREGDMEAFKHIYDSYWPKLYGYVYNRLRSKEVAEEIIQEVFFALWKKHKELEVNHSLSAYLFSAVKYQLLNYIKASHIRQNYNQQFLTSERTADNSNEEQVNANDLKKTMDKAVAMLPEKCQQVFRMSRHEQLSIRDIADALHISHKTVENHLTKALRQLRAVLGHYF, encoded by the coding sequence TTGGATATTAAAAATAAATACCATTCTTTAGATGAATCTATAATTCTTGCTTCCCTGAGAGAAGGCGACATGGAAGCCTTTAAACATATTTACGATAGCTACTGGCCAAAATTATATGGTTATGTATACAATCGCCTGAGGAGTAAAGAAGTTGCAGAAGAAATTATCCAGGAAGTTTTCTTCGCCCTGTGGAAGAAACACAAAGAACTGGAAGTAAACCACTCTCTTTCCGCCTATTTGTTCTCCGCCGTAAAATACCAGCTGTTAAATTATATAAAGGCAAGCCATATCCGGCAAAATTACAACCAACAGTTTTTAACGTCTGAAAGAACAGCAGATAATTCCAATGAAGAGCAGGTGAATGCCAATGATCTGAAAAAGACCATGGATAAGGCTGTGGCTATGTTACCTGAAAAATGCCAGCAGGTTTTTCGTATGAGCCGGCATGAACAGCTCTCTATCCGCGATATTGCAGATGCCCTTCACATTTCCCACAAAACCGTGGAAAACCATCTCACCAAAGCACTTCGGCAATTGCGGGCCGTATTGGGCCACTACTTCTGA